The Pseudomonas chlororaphis subsp. piscium genome contains the following window.
GGTGTCCCGAACTTCTTGGTGTGAAGTGGCCTTCGATCCAAGAAAGTCGGAGTATCAACTAATAGTTGTAGAACCCAATGCCTGTTTTTCGTCCAAGTCGATTGGCTCTGACCATTTTCCTTAATAATGGATGGGCTCGATATTTCGGGTCGCCCGTTTCGTTGTGAAGCGTTTCCATGATCGACAGGTTTACATCGTTGCCAATTAGGTCTGCAAGAGCCAGTGGGCCAATAGGGTGGTTGGCACCAAGCTTCATGGCTTTATCGATTTCCTCGGGGCTAGCCACACCTTCCGCCAATATGCCAATAGCTTCATTGATCATCGGTATGAGCATTCGGTTAACGATAAAGCCAGGGGCTTCATTAACCAGTACTGGCTCTTTGCTTAATTCTTTTGCGAAGTTAAATGCCCAGGTGGCGGTTTCATTGGAAGTAGATAGGCCGACAATGACCTCGACCAGTTTCATCACTGGTGCAGGGTTGAAAAAGTGCAGGCCGACGACGTTCTCGGGGTTTTTAGTAATGCTCGCAAGTTCGGTAATGGAGAGCGACGATGTATTCGTGGCGATCACCGACTGAGCATTGGCATGCTTGGCAATCTCTCGGAATACTTCGTGTTTGGCCGTCATGTCCTCGGTGATGGCTTCAAGAACCAGGTCGCAGTTTGAAATTTCTTCGAAGCTGCCGGCAACGGATATCTTGGCAGAGTAACTTTGGGCGTCTTCACGCAAAAGCCTCTTTTTATTGATCATCCTTTCCCATTGGGAGTTCAGATCATCAAGCGCGGAGCAGCAGCCGGATTCGGAGCGGCCAAGCCATACCAACGAATGGATGATATTGGACTGGGCCAGAATCTGGACGATCCCTTTTCCCATCGTCCCAGACCCAATGACCGCAACTTTAATTTCTTTCATGCTGCAAGGAGTCCTTATTTGGAAATTTTGTTTAGAGGCTTCGCTGGATTGCCGAACACTGTTGTATAGGGGGCGACGCTTTTTGTTACAACGGATCCCATCCCAACCACTGCGCCTTCGCCGATAACTATCGGCCTGTCTGGTGTTCCTTGGCGAATCATTGCGCCAGTCCCAATATAAGCGTGGTCTTCAATGACCACGCTACCATTGCATTGAACATTGGGTGCGAACGTCACGTAATCACCAATCACGCAATCATGTGCTACGTACGAATAGATGTTTGCGTGAAAAAACTTGCCTATCTTGGCGTTGGCTGTAACCGTCGTGAATGGGCAAAATATCCCGCCTTCCCCTATGATGTTATGGCTCAGTTTTACTGAGTTGGTTGCAGATATAGAGAAGGGTTTTATGCCTGAGGCGATAAATTGCTCAGCAATTTTCTGTCTAATCTTGCTGTTGGCGATTGTGATGTTGAAGAACTTTTCGCCATCCATGTTCAAGAAGCTGGCGGTATCCACGAGGTTAATTCCGTTGATGTTTTTTTCTGTCTGGTTATCGTCAACGAAAATTAACTGGAACTCTTTTTCATTACGCATGCTAATCATTTCTTGTGCTAGAGGTGCTACCTCACGCCCAAAGCCACCAGCACCAACGATTGCATAAATTTTCATGTTCGATCCTTCAATTCTGTGTAAAGGGAAGCGCCTCGAGCCGTGACATGCTTGAGTCGCTACCGACGCAATGGACGCGGCCGAATTCTACATTCGAAATAGCTCAATGTCAGGACGTCCAGATAGCTGGGCGCAATATCTAGTAGGCAATGAGGATGCAGAGGAGGGCGGTACCGTACAGGGTTCTTGCGAGGATACCCTTGTACATCGTGTGTTCCTTTTGTCGGTTATGTAGGCAGGGGTAGCCGGCCAGTAGGGAGCTTGATACAGACGAATAGGAAATGTAGGGACAGGAGAGTTTTGGTAGGTCATGAACGAAGGTGAGAGTACACAGGGTTGTGGTTTCTCTGTTTCTCTTGTGTACCTCTGAGCCTGTATCCAGTGTCCATAGTCGACAATCGGCGATCTCAAATCGCACGAACGACAAAGCCCGCATCGAGCGGGCTTTGTCGTTTTTACCGGCCTTGAATCACTTCACCTTGCTTCTCAGGTCCTCGAGGCTGCGTTTGAGCTGGTCCAGGTTCTGGCTCTGATTGCTGACCTCGCTCTTGAGGCTGGACAGCTCGCTGGAGCTCGAACTGGAGCTAGAGCTGCTGCCACGCTTGAGGTCATCGATCTGTCTTTCCAGCTTGTCCAGGGTGCCGGCTTGACTGCTGACCGTGCTCTTGAGGCTGGACAGTTCGCTGGAGCTCGAACTGGAGCTTGAGCTGCTGCCGCGCTTGAGGTCGTCGATCTGACTCGCCAGCTTATCCAGGGTGCTGGCCTGACTGCTGACCGTGCTCTTGAGGCTGGACAGTTCGCTGGAGCTCGAACTGGAGCTTGAGCTGTTGCCGCGTTTGAGTTCCTCGATCTGCTTGCCGAGTTTGTCCAGTTCGCTGGCCTGGTCGCTGGTAACGCGCTTGAGGTTGTTCACTTCACTGGCGTTCGAGCTGGAGCTTGTACCGTTGTTACGCTTGAACTCTTCAAGCTGGGTTTCCAGTTTTTTCAGCTGGTTGGCTTGCTCGCCGGTGGTTTTCTTGAGGTTGCTCACCTCACTGGCATTGGAGCTGGAGCTGCTGCCAGTGTTGCGTTTGAGTTCTTCGATCAGGCGGGCCTGGCTGTTGACGAGGTCCTTGAGCTTTTCCAGCTCGGCGGTGCTGCTCTTGAGGCCGTCCTGCAGCTTTTGCAGGTCATCCACGGTGAAGCCGCTGGGGCGCACGCTGAACTTGAGGTCCACTTCCTGGTGCAGGGCCGAGATCCTGTCCGAGTACGAGGCGCTGCTGGAGTTGAACTCGACGGCCTGGGCGGGGAGTGACAGGCTGCTGAGGATCAGGGTGGAGAGACTGGTGGCGAGGAAGGCGGACGAACGCTGAGTGCGGCTGAACATCACTGGGTTTCCTTGTGAAGTGCCGATATGGCACATCGCTATGACTGCGTTCTTGCCTGCTTGTTCCAGGGGCAAGAAGGCGGGGCGGGGAGAGGAATGTAACAACGTATTTTTCATCAAAGTGCCTTGAGCGAACGGACAGGTTTTTTGTCGGTGCGCTGTAAGGATTCGTAGGCATCCGCAGGCAAAGGCCCTATATTCGCAGCCTGTCTGAATGGCTTTCAGATGATCCCGAATGGTTCACGGCCAGATAAATCGGCTTTCACAGCGTTTTTTTGCGGCAAAGAGATCCCAACGATCCAGATCCATCTTCCATTCCCATGATCAGAGAGAACGAGATGATTCCTAAAGAAGCCAGAATTGACGTAGCCCTTGAAAAGTACCTGGCTGCCACGCCTTCCTTGCAGGAAGAAATCAGCGCCCTGAGCCCGCAAGAGCAGAAGCAGCAGGCCCAGTGGGCGTTCGAGGACGAAGCGGAGTCGCGCGGCATCGAGCCGTGGGAACTGGTGCTGGAGTTGGTGGCCGAGTCGCCCGAGGAGCTCAAGGCCATGCGCCTGGAGGTCCATCAGGAGGTGGCCGAGGCCCTGGGCATGGACCTTCAGGACTACCTGGAACTCAACGAAATCGACGATTGATGCAAAAACGCCAGCCTTTCAGGGGCTGGCGTTTTTCTTCGGGGTACTGCGCAAAGAGTCAGAGGCTCAAGCGCATCGACAGGTCGACCGCCTTCACATCCTTGGTCATCGCCCCGATCGAAATGTAATCGACGCCCGTCTCGGCGATCGGGCGCAAGGTGCTTTCATTGATCCCGCCGCTGGCTTCCAGCTTGGCCTTGCCGGCATTCAGGCGTACCGCCTCGCGCATGTCATCCAGGCTCAACTCGTCGAGCATGATGATGTCCGCGCCCGCCGCCAGGGCTTCCTTGAGTTCCTCCAGGCTTTCCACTTCGACTTCCACCGGCTTGCCCGGGGCGATCTTGTGGGCGGCGCTGATCGCCTGGGCAATGCCGCCGCACGCGGCAATATGGTTTTCCTTGATCAGGAAGGCGTCGTACAGGCCGATGCGGTGGTTGTGGCAGCCACCGCAGGTCACCGCGTACTTCTGTGCCAGGCGCAGGCCCGGCAGGGTCTTGCGGGTATCCAGCAACTTGACCTGGGTATCGGCGACGAAGTCGGCGTAGTACTGCGCGCGGGTGGCCACGCCGGACAGCAACTGCAGGAAGTTCAGGGCGCAGCGTTCGCCGCTGAGCAGCGAACGGGCCGGGCCTTCAAGGTGGAACAGCACCTGGTTGGGGCTGACGCGCTCGCCGTCACGCACCTGCCAATGCACGGCGACCCGCGGGTCGAGCTGGCGGAACACCGCGTCGACCCAGGCCGTGCCACTGATGATCGCCGCTTCGCGGGTGATGATGGTGGCTTTGGCCAGGCGTTCGGCCGGGATCAGTTGCGCGGTGATATCGCCGCTGCCGATGTCTTCCAGCAACGCACGGCGCACGTTGGCTTCGATTTCGGCGGTCAGGTCGGCGAGGCGTAGATTCGGCATAGCGGGCTCCACAAACAAAGTGGCCCGATTATAGGGCCATGGCGCAAGCGAACCCAAGGCAAGCACCCTCCCGTAGCTGCATTTGGTCGCCTGGTATGAGCCGTTTGCGAGAAAGGGCGGTCGCTATATGAACGCTATTTCAAAGCCCGCGCAGAGTCTGCTGGCACAAGAAGGGGCTTTTACCAGATAATCCGACTTCTAATTGACGTCATAGCTTTGACGTTTGTTTGGCTCCCCGATATTTGAAATGCAGCGGTGCGTATCGATGCCCGCTGGGACTCGACTGTGAGCGTCGGCCGACCTTTCATCGCGCGGCAGAGAAAACCCTTTCAGGAGGCTTGGATGCACAACGACGGGAATGTAGTGCCTTTGCACAAGGCGGCTACGGATCAGGCGAACGCTTCGCCGCTCGCCCGCCTGCCTGTGATTCTGCTTCAGGTCCGTGACAAGGCCGCCCAGCAACTGCGCCATGGCCTGCAGGAACTGTTCGATAACGCCGACGACACCTTGTTCGAGATGGCCGACCGGGCCCAGAACAATGTCGACCAGAACACCTTTTTCGAAGCCATGCGCGACCTGCGCCTGAAACGCAAAAGCATCGAGCGCGGCTTCCTGGAAAAACTCTTCGAGGCCTTTGTCGGCCTGGTCCAGTACGACCCCGCGCCGGCGATCGCCCAGGCCGTCGCCTACGCTCCACCCGCCGATACCTGCCGTGACGACCTGGAGCGCACCCTGGCCCTCGAGGCGATGGTCGCCAAGGCGGGTAACCGTGACGGCTTTGCCCTTGGCCAACTCACCGCGCGCCTGAACGTGCTGCTGGGCAAGCGCCTGGATGATCGCAGCAACCCCCTGGGCCCGGCCATGCTCTGCGAGTATTTCCTCGAATCCGGGCGCAACCTGGGGGTGGAGATCAAGGTCAAGCTGATCATTCTCAAGCTGTTCGAGCGTTATGTGCTCAGCGAGGCCGACCAGCTGTACGCTGAAGCCAATCAGCTGCTGGCCGCCACCGGCGTATTGCCGGAGCTCAAGCCGGCGCCGGCGCGCCGGGCCCTCGACCAGGCGGCCGCGAGTATCCAGGCCACGCCCGAGCCCGGCGTGGCGCAGATGGACGAGAGCGTTCAGGAAGTGTTCGCCGCCTTGCAGGAGCTGCTGCTGCATGTCCGCGGCAGCGTGGTGCCGACCCTGGAGGCGAGCGCCGAAACCCAGCCGATTTCCACCCGTGACCTGCTGCGCCTGTTGTCTCACCTGCAGCACTACGTGCCGGCTG
Protein-coding sequences here:
- a CDS encoding 3-hydroxyacyl-CoA dehydrogenase family protein, which codes for MKEIKVAVIGSGTMGKGIVQILAQSNIIHSLVWLGRSESGCCSALDDLNSQWERMINKKRLLREDAQSYSAKISVAGSFEEISNCDLVLEAITEDMTAKHEVFREIAKHANAQSVIATNTSSLSITELASITKNPENVVGLHFFNPAPVMKLVEVIVGLSTSNETATWAFNFAKELSKEPVLVNEAPGFIVNRMLIPMINEAIGILAEGVASPEEIDKAMKLGANHPIGPLALADLIGNDVNLSIMETLHNETGDPKYRAHPLLRKMVRANRLGRKTGIGFYNY
- a CDS encoding acetyltransferase; amino-acid sequence: MKIYAIVGAGGFGREVAPLAQEMISMRNEKEFQLIFVDDNQTEKNINGINLVDTASFLNMDGEKFFNITIANSKIRQKIAEQFIASGIKPFSISATNSVKLSHNIIGEGGIFCPFTTVTANAKIGKFFHANIYSYVAHDCVIGDYVTFAPNVQCNGSVVIEDHAYIGTGAMIRQGTPDRPIVIGEGAVVGMGSVVTKSVAPYTTVFGNPAKPLNKISK
- a CDS encoding DUF6388 family protein, whose translation is MIPKEARIDVALEKYLAATPSLQEEISALSPQEQKQQAQWAFEDEAESRGIEPWELVLELVAESPEELKAMRLEVHQEVAEALGMDLQDYLELNEIDD
- the nadC gene encoding carboxylating nicotinate-nucleotide diphosphorylase, which encodes MPNLRLADLTAEIEANVRRALLEDIGSGDITAQLIPAERLAKATIITREAAIISGTAWVDAVFRQLDPRVAVHWQVRDGERVSPNQVLFHLEGPARSLLSGERCALNFLQLLSGVATRAQYYADFVADTQVKLLDTRKTLPGLRLAQKYAVTCGGCHNHRIGLYDAFLIKENHIAACGGIAQAISAAHKIAPGKPVEVEVESLEELKEALAAGADIIMLDELSLDDMREAVRLNAGKAKLEASGGINESTLRPIAETGVDYISIGAMTKDVKAVDLSMRLSL